The Bacteroidota bacterium genome has a window encoding:
- a CDS encoding OsmC family protein: MATEAVKATSHTFDVALQWDKISQSGVIRTGNRMPVLFAAPPEFNGTDTVWSPEHLLVASISSCYLTTFNYFAQLLRVELKDIRVRGEVEIEKVSGGGFWAKAYRIYPEIEFPNTPDPHVIDNLLSKAKRYCIVSNSVKGEVIVEPQIRYN; the protein is encoded by the coding sequence ATGGCCACCGAAGCTGTAAAAGCCACTTCCCACACATTCGATGTAGCGTTGCAGTGGGATAAGATCAGTCAAAGCGGGGTGATCCGCACGGGAAATCGTATGCCGGTATTGTTCGCTGCTCCTCCGGAGTTCAACGGTACCGATACGGTTTGGTCGCCGGAACATCTGCTGGTTGCATCGATCTCTTCGTGTTACCTCACCACGTTCAACTACTTCGCGCAGTTGTTAAGGGTTGAACTGAAGGATATCCGGGTAAGGGGAGAGGTAGAGATTGAAAAAGTGTCGGGTGGCGGATTTTGGGCAAAGGCTTACCGGATCTATCCGGAGATCGAATTCCCGAATACCCCCGATCCGCATGTAATCGACAACCTGCTTTCCAAAGCGAAGCGCTACTGCATTGTCAGCAATTCCGTAAAGGGCGAAGTGATAGTAGAGCCGCAAATTCGTTATAATTGA
- a CDS encoding vitamin B12-dependent ribonucleotide reductase, translating to MSKSKTNRVSAGSSGKHGLHIRRLFTREGVSAFDQFTYELRDSIIRNPQGDPIFEMRGVEVPAGWSQVATDILAQKYFRRTGVPRTDGTTGGETSVRQVVHRLTSCWVEWGKRYGYFQEERDAHIFYEELVYMLLAQMAAPNSPQWFNTGLYSVYGITGQPQGHYYVDPDTGELRQSASAYERPQPHACFILSVKDDLVNPGGIMDLWVREARIFKYGSGVGTNYSSIRGEHERLSGGGYSSGLMSFLKIGDRAAGAIKSGGTTRRAAKMVCLDIDHPEIESFILWKAKEEQKVAALIAAGYPSDYEGEAYATVSGQNSNNSVRVPDTFFSALAQNRNWDLRARTDGSVIRSVSAQKLWEDIGDAAWHCADPGLQFDTTINDWHTCPNGGRIRASNPCSEYMFLDDTACNLASLNLIRFYDEVTGRFNVEAYEHACRLWTVVLEISVLMAQYPSEEVAQNSYDYRTLGLGYANLGSLLMVAGMAYDSPEARAFAASLTAIMTGTAYATSAEMASALGPFAKFKENRDAMLRVIRNHRYAAYHADDAYEGLSVKPEGIDAGRCPDYLLKAACHAWDNALQEGERHGFRNAQVSVIAPTGTIGLVMDCDTTGVEPDFALVKFKKLAGGGYFKIVNQSVSKALKRLGYSPGQIQDIEQYAKGHGTLYGAPVINHETLEAKGLSKAEIRAIDSLCLSAFDIRYAVTVWSLQDESLQKLGITTAQKKDPDFSLLEHLGFTEEQIEEANAFVCGTMTVEGAPHLREEHLPVFDCANRCGKIGQRFIEPLGHIRMMAAVQPFISGAISKTINLPHESTRKDILEAYHFGWEKGLKAVAIYRDGSKLSQPLSARTKKKDAPAAPAALTQEINSELLTADQVLDAARRIIQSSSDTVFKRQLSNIVQRKRLPARRSGFTQKAKVGGQTIFVRTGEYDDGTLGEIFIDMHKEGASFRSLLNCFAIAVSIGLQYGVPLEELTEKFIFTRFEPSGPVEHPNIRSATSVIDYIFRLLALEYLDRTDLVQVPPQAPVSHKSSVPIEVRHTQPSEINTELAGQQTQEYLAGMMGDAPVCHNCGHITIRSGSCYKCLNCGTSLGCS from the coding sequence ATGAGTAAATCAAAAACAAATCGTGTTTCGGCCGGATCTTCCGGAAAGCATGGCCTGCATATCCGTCGATTGTTTACCAGGGAAGGTGTTTCGGCCTTCGATCAGTTTACCTATGAGTTGCGTGATTCGATCATCCGGAATCCGCAAGGCGATCCGATCTTCGAGATGCGCGGTGTCGAGGTGCCGGCAGGTTGGTCGCAGGTGGCAACCGACATTCTGGCCCAGAAGTATTTTCGTCGCACCGGCGTGCCGCGAACCGATGGAACGACCGGCGGTGAAACCTCTGTTCGCCAGGTTGTTCATCGATTGACGTCCTGTTGGGTGGAATGGGGAAAACGCTACGGATATTTTCAAGAGGAGCGGGACGCGCACATATTCTATGAGGAATTGGTGTATATGCTGCTCGCTCAGATGGCCGCACCCAATTCTCCGCAATGGTTTAATACAGGCTTGTATTCGGTTTATGGCATCACCGGTCAGCCGCAGGGCCATTACTATGTGGATCCGGATACGGGGGAATTGCGTCAATCGGCTTCGGCATATGAACGCCCACAGCCGCATGCCTGCTTTATACTGTCCGTGAAGGATGATCTGGTCAACCCGGGGGGAATCATGGACCTTTGGGTGCGTGAGGCACGTATCTTCAAATACGGTTCCGGTGTCGGAACGAACTATTCTTCCATTCGCGGAGAACACGAACGACTTTCCGGTGGCGGTTATTCTTCCGGGTTGATGTCGTTCCTTAAGATCGGAGACCGTGCCGCGGGTGCGATCAAATCAGGCGGGACCACCCGTCGCGCTGCGAAGATGGTCTGCCTGGATATCGATCACCCCGAAATCGAATCCTTTATTCTCTGGAAAGCGAAGGAAGAACAAAAGGTAGCGGCTCTGATTGCTGCAGGATATCCGTCCGACTACGAAGGCGAAGCCTACGCCACGGTTTCCGGACAGAATAGCAACAACTCGGTTCGTGTTCCGGATACGTTCTTTTCCGCGCTGGCGCAGAACCGGAATTGGGATCTTCGGGCCAGGACCGACGGTAGTGTCATCCGGTCCGTCAGCGCCCAAAAACTTTGGGAAGACATCGGTGATGCAGCATGGCATTGCGCTGACCCCGGATTACAGTTCGATACTACGATCAACGACTGGCATACCTGCCCGAATGGAGGACGCATTCGCGCGTCCAATCCCTGTTCGGAATACATGTTCCTCGACGATACCGCATGCAATCTCGCATCACTGAACCTGATCCGATTCTATGATGAAGTGACAGGACGTTTCAATGTAGAGGCTTATGAGCATGCTTGCCGGCTTTGGACGGTTGTCCTCGAAATATCCGTCTTGATGGCCCAATATCCGTCCGAAGAAGTTGCGCAAAACAGTTACGACTATCGGACCCTGGGCCTTGGATATGCCAACCTGGGATCCCTGCTCATGGTAGCAGGAATGGCGTATGACAGCCCGGAAGCAAGAGCCTTCGCCGCTTCGCTCACCGCGATCATGACCGGTACCGCCTATGCAACCTCGGCGGAAATGGCTTCCGCGCTCGGGCCGTTCGCAAAATTCAAGGAGAACCGGGATGCGATGCTGCGTGTAATTCGCAACCATCGTTATGCCGCCTATCATGCGGACGATGCATATGAAGGATTGTCGGTCAAACCGGAAGGGATCGATGCAGGCAGATGCCCTGATTACCTCCTCAAAGCGGCTTGCCATGCCTGGGACAACGCCTTGCAGGAAGGGGAGCGTCATGGGTTCAGAAATGCCCAGGTGAGTGTCATCGCTCCTACGGGGACGATCGGGTTGGTCATGGATTGCGATACGACGGGCGTTGAACCGGATTTTGCTTTGGTGAAGTTTAAAAAGCTCGCCGGCGGCGGATATTTCAAGATCGTGAATCAAAGCGTATCCAAGGCCCTGAAGCGATTGGGCTATTCGCCCGGGCAGATTCAGGATATTGAACAGTACGCTAAGGGACACGGTACACTCTACGGCGCACCGGTCATCAACCACGAAACCCTGGAGGCGAAGGGCCTTTCCAAAGCCGAGATCAGGGCCATTGACAGTTTGTGCCTGTCGGCCTTTGATATTCGCTATGCCGTAACGGTCTGGTCCCTGCAGGACGAATCATTGCAAAAACTCGGTATCACGACGGCCCAAAAGAAAGATCCGGACTTCAGCCTGCTCGAGCACCTGGGCTTTACGGAAGAACAAATTGAGGAAGCGAACGCTTTTGTTTGCGGTACGATGACCGTCGAGGGCGCACCTCACTTGCGGGAGGAACATCTCCCGGTTTTCGACTGTGCGAATCGGTGTGGGAAGATCGGGCAGCGGTTCATCGAACCGCTCGGACACATCCGGATGATGGCCGCGGTACAGCCGTTCATTTCCGGCGCTATTTCTAAGACGATCAACCTCCCACATGAATCAACCCGGAAGGATATCCTGGAAGCTTACCATTTCGGCTGGGAGAAGGGCCTGAAGGCGGTTGCCATTTATCGCGACGGATCCAAATTGTCGCAGCCCTTGTCCGCCAGAACCAAAAAGAAGGATGCACCTGCTGCACCTGCTGCACTGACGCAGGAAATCAACAGCGAACTCCTGACCGCTGATCAGGTGCTGGATGCGGCACGACGCATCATCCAGTCGAGCTCCGATACGGTTTTCAAACGGCAGCTTTCGAACATTGTGCAACGCAAACGACTTCCTGCACGCCGCAGCGGTTTTACACAAAAGGCGAAGGTGGGTGGACAAACGATTTTCGTTCGAACTGGTGAGTATGACGATGGTACTTTGGGGGAAATTTTCATCGACATGCACAAGGAAGGTGCCTCCTTCCGGTCGCTGTTGAACTGCTTCGCCATCGCCGTGTCCATCGGTCTGCAGTACGGTGTACCCCTGGAGGAGTTGACGGAGAAATTCATCTTCACCCGTTTTGAACCGTCCGGACCGGTGGAACACCCGAATATTCGTTCCGCCACTTCGGTAATCGATTACATCTTCCGTTTACTCGCGTTGGAGTATCTGGATCGAACGGACCTGGTCCAGGTGCCTCCCCAGGCTCCGGTCTCACACAAGTCGTCCGTGCCGATTGAAGTCAGGCACACCCAACCTTCGGAAATCAACACGGAGCTGGCGGGTCAGCAAACACAGGAATACCTTGCCGGCATGATGGGCGACGCTCCCGTCTGTCATAACTGTGGACACATCACCATTCGGTCGGGCAGTTGTTACAAGTGCCTGAATTGCGGAACGAGCCTGGGTTGTAGCTGA
- a CDS encoding 6-carboxytetrahydropterin synthase, whose translation MFVRLTRKFPFEMAHALYGYDGPCKNIHGHSYRLEVTVLGKALQESGHPKDGMLMDFGDLKKIVNEAVVNQFDHALVLNGQSPHKDLDRMRDNFEKIIYVDYQPTCENLLLDFRERIAAKLPNSVRMVSMRLHETANAFAEWNETDQPR comes from the coding sequence ATGTTCGTACGTCTGACCCGAAAATTCCCCTTCGAAATGGCGCATGCCCTGTATGGGTATGATGGTCCATGTAAGAATATTCACGGCCATTCCTATCGCCTGGAAGTGACGGTGCTGGGGAAGGCGCTGCAGGAATCAGGACATCCGAAAGACGGAATGTTGATGGATTTTGGAGACCTGAAAAAAATCGTCAACGAAGCCGTAGTCAACCAGTTCGATCACGCCCTGGTGTTGAACGGACAATCTCCGCACAAGGACCTGGATAGGATGAGGGACAATTTCGAAAAGATCATCTATGTCGATTATCAACCGACCTGCGAGAACCTTTTATTGGATTTTCGCGAGCGGATCGCCGCGAAGTTGCCGAACTCGGTCCGTATGGTAAGCATGCGATTGCACGAAACTGCGAACGCCTTCGCGGAATGGAACGAAACGGATCAGCCCCGGTAA
- a CDS encoding Crp/Fnr family transcriptional regulator codes for MQPSAANKKQLVEPFYELSCHNCPVLDCSVLRHCTQDCLEKIDKLKKVVGFFKGQRILLEGNPARGVYFLLQGKVKLFKTDVRGQEVIIRFAKPGDIVGLSVNTERPENEVSATAMEDTMLCHVNHDAFVELLNSDAKLAFELLRFYRAELHKTEMRSLKLATMTVQEKVADALVTIYEAYGAEGKQRTLCLELSRQDIGNLAGTTKEQVSKVLTDLKNKGMIDTNGKQIDLINLSALMQLAGLA; via the coding sequence ATGCAACCCTCTGCCGCGAATAAGAAACAGCTTGTAGAACCTTTCTACGAACTCAGTTGTCATAACTGTCCGGTACTGGACTGTTCGGTCTTGCGCCATTGTACGCAGGATTGTCTTGAGAAGATCGATAAACTCAAGAAAGTAGTCGGATTCTTCAAGGGACAACGGATCTTATTGGAAGGTAACCCGGCCCGGGGCGTTTATTTCCTGCTGCAAGGTAAGGTGAAATTGTTCAAGACGGATGTTCGTGGTCAGGAAGTGATCATTCGCTTCGCTAAACCAGGTGATATCGTCGGGCTGAGTGTCAATACCGAGCGACCCGAGAATGAAGTGTCCGCTACGGCGATGGAGGACACCATGCTGTGTCATGTCAACCACGATGCCTTTGTTGAATTACTGAATTCCGATGCAAAGCTTGCTTTTGAGTTGTTGCGATTTTACCGTGCCGAACTGCACAAGACCGAAATGCGCAGCCTCAAACTGGCAACCATGACGGTACAGGAAAAGGTGGCTGATGCACTCGTGACCATTTATGAAGCTTACGGAGCGGAAGGGAAGCAACGCACGCTCTGCCTCGAACTTTCCCGACAGGATATTGGTAACCTTGCGGGGACAACCAAGGAACAGGTCAGCAAAGTCCTGACGGACTTGAAGAACAAAGGTATGATCGACACGAACGGAAAACAGATCGACCTGATCAACCTGAGCGCCCTGATGCAATTGGCAGGCTTGGCTTGA
- the hppD gene encoding 4-hydroxyphenylpyruvate dioxygenase produces the protein METLIQQGPELKTEGDFLPIHGTDYIELYVGNAKQAAHFYKTAFGFQSLAYAGLETDVRDRASYVLRQGKITLVLTTPMSSATPIADHIRQHGDGVKVIAFWVDDATYAFNETVRRGAQPYMEPTTESDAFGNVTRSGIHTYGETLHIFVERKNYQGVFLPGYEKWESEYNPTPIGLEYVDHCVGNVEMGQMNRWAKFYEDVLGFKNLITFDDKDISTEYTALMSKVMSNGNGRIKFPINEPATGRKKSQVEEYLDFYEGAGCQHIAVATDDIIFTVSELRKRGVEFLYVPGSYYDTVPERVGKIKEDLEVLKGLGIMADRDEEGYLLQIFTKPVEDRPTLFFEIIQRVGAKSFGKGNFQALFESIEAEQARRGTL, from the coding sequence ATGGAAACGCTGATCCAACAAGGTCCTGAACTGAAAACCGAAGGCGATTTTCTGCCGATTCACGGAACGGATTATATCGAATTGTATGTGGGAAATGCCAAACAGGCCGCCCACTTTTATAAAACCGCTTTCGGATTCCAATCGCTGGCGTACGCGGGGCTCGAAACGGATGTCCGGGATCGGGCGTCCTACGTCTTGCGCCAAGGTAAGATCACCCTGGTGCTGACGACTCCCATGAGTTCAGCCACACCGATCGCTGATCACATTCGGCAGCACGGCGATGGTGTGAAGGTCATCGCCTTCTGGGTCGATGACGCGACCTATGCCTTCAACGAAACGGTTCGCCGTGGTGCGCAACCCTATATGGAACCCACCACCGAGTCGGATGCGTTCGGTAATGTGACCCGATCCGGTATTCATACTTACGGAGAGACCCTGCATATTTTCGTGGAACGCAAGAACTACCAAGGCGTCTTCCTGCCGGGTTACGAAAAATGGGAAAGTGAATACAACCCTACGCCGATCGGCTTGGAGTACGTCGACCATTGTGTAGGCAATGTGGAGATGGGACAGATGAACCGCTGGGCGAAGTTTTACGAAGATGTGCTGGGTTTCAAGAACCTGATCACCTTCGACGATAAGGATATCAGTACCGAGTACACCGCGTTGATGAGTAAGGTGATGTCGAATGGTAACGGCCGTATCAAGTTCCCGATCAACGAACCGGCGACCGGTAGGAAGAAATCGCAGGTGGAAGAGTACCTCGATTTCTACGAAGGTGCCGGTTGCCAGCATATCGCGGTCGCTACGGATGACATCATCTTCACCGTATCCGAATTGCGCAAGCGTGGGGTGGAGTTCCTCTATGTGCCGGGCTCTTATTACGATACCGTTCCGGAACGGGTGGGAAAAATCAAGGAAGATCTCGAGGTGTTGAAAGGATTGGGTATCATGGCCGATCGGGATGAAGAGGGTTATTTGCTCCAGATTTTCACCAAACCGGTTGAGGATCGCCCGACGCTTTTCTTCGAGATCATCCAACGTGTAGGGGCGAAATCTTTTGGTAAAGGTAATTTCCAGGCACTCTTCGAATCGATCGAAGCGGAGCAGGCAAGGAGAGGAACCCTATAA
- the hemN gene encoding oxygen-independent coproporphyrinogen III oxidase: MDHRLYVKYNVPGPRYTSYPTVPYWEGAMEQDQWAEELSLQAHAHAAEGISLYVHLPYCESLCTYCGCNTRITVDHRVEGPYIDAVLQEWSMYRKRIGDRPLIKEIHLGGGTPTFFDPAQLRRLILGLLDGCAIADDHEFGFEGHPANTTREHLQTLYDLGFRRVSYGIQDFDPKVQDIIHRFQSVEQVEAVTSWSREIGYTSINYDLVYGLPYQTEDSIRQTLGVVQRLLPDRIAFYSYAHVPWLKPGQRRFTEADLPEGEAKRRLYELGRSMLESSGYEEIGMDHFALRSDALFQAEKNGRLHRNFMGYTTTTSRIMIGLGVSSISDCWTAFAQNVKTVEAYLEMVRAGRLPVFRGHLLNDEDRILRRHILNLMCNMRTAWNEPGSRVDWLDRIPEELSEMEQDGLVRLTPASVEVTPAGRAFVRNICMAFDARLWRKQPETSLFSMTV; the protein is encoded by the coding sequence ATGGACCATCGTTTATATGTGAAGTACAATGTTCCGGGTCCACGCTATACGAGCTACCCAACTGTTCCGTATTGGGAGGGCGCGATGGAACAAGACCAATGGGCCGAGGAGTTGAGTCTTCAGGCACATGCGCACGCGGCAGAAGGCATCAGTCTTTATGTTCACCTTCCTTATTGCGAAAGCCTCTGTACCTATTGCGGTTGTAATACGCGTATCACCGTCGATCATCGGGTGGAAGGTCCATATATCGACGCGGTCTTGCAGGAATGGTCGATGTACAGAAAGCGGATCGGCGATCGGCCGTTGATCAAAGAGATTCATCTAGGAGGCGGGACGCCTACCTTCTTCGATCCGGCTCAACTGCGGCGTCTTATTCTCGGGTTGCTCGATGGCTGTGCCATAGCCGACGATCATGAGTTTGGATTCGAGGGGCACCCGGCCAATACCACCCGGGAGCACTTGCAGACTCTCTATGACCTCGGCTTCCGGCGCGTGAGTTACGGCATCCAGGACTTCGACCCCAAAGTCCAGGATATCATCCACCGTTTTCAATCGGTCGAACAAGTAGAAGCCGTGACCAGCTGGTCGCGCGAGATCGGTTATACGTCGATCAACTATGATCTTGTTTACGGCCTACCGTATCAAACGGAAGACAGCATCCGGCAGACGCTGGGCGTTGTTCAACGGCTCCTGCCGGATCGCATCGCCTTCTACAGTTACGCTCACGTACCCTGGCTGAAGCCAGGGCAACGGCGCTTCACCGAAGCCGACCTGCCGGAAGGCGAAGCCAAAAGAAGATTGTACGAACTCGGGCGATCCATGCTGGAATCGTCCGGATACGAAGAGATCGGCATGGATCATTTCGCTCTTCGCAGTGACGCTTTATTTCAGGCAGAGAAGAACGGAAGGCTCCACCGGAATTTCATGGGTTATACCACCACGACTTCCCGGATCATGATCGGACTCGGCGTCAGCAGCATTTCCGATTGCTGGACGGCGTTCGCCCAGAATGTAAAAACCGTAGAAGCGTATTTAGAAATGGTGAGGGCGGGCCGCCTGCCGGTATTCCGGGGCCACCTGCTGAACGACGAGGACCGGATCCTTCGCCGGCACATCCTGAACCTGATGTGTAATATGAGGACGGCCTGGAACGAACCTGGAAGCCGGGTGGACTGGCTGGATCGCATCCCGGAAGAATTGTCGGAAATGGAGCAGGACGGATTGGTTCGTCTCACTCCGGCTTCCGTTGAAGTCACTCCAGCAGGTCGCGCCTTCGTTCGCAACATTTGCATGGCCTTCGATGCCCGGCTCTGGCGGAAGCAACCGGAGACCAGCCTGTTCAGCATGACCGTCTGA
- a CDS encoding c-type cytochrome: MKQLTIAGWLLVGGLALSVSACRKDKTDEPEEAYQPTPYQFNVPAGFPQPKYYESNPLTVEGVRLGRMLFYDPILSSNGKSCSSCHPQDEAFARSIHVNPAGESVSIPPVINLTFNPDFEWYGQEPVMEHVPLADFGPEFFNSNMDTIRARLSGHALYPRYVYEALGISDLYAVGDEELKHQLARSIIQFIRTIVSSNSKYDRVMRHQEVFTPEESDGSNIFFTERGDCFHCHGTALLTNNLFHNNGMDTVFVGQNLGRFLYTGDSSDIGKFSAPTLRNIELTPPYMHDGRFSTLEEVVEFYNSGVHWNSLNIDPIMTKPFKEYGLQLTAQEKADLVAFLKTFTDTSILTNPDFANPF; encoded by the coding sequence ATGAAACAACTCACCATTGCCGGTTGGTTGCTCGTTGGCGGATTGGCCCTGAGTGTTTCCGCTTGTCGGAAGGACAAGACGGATGAACCCGAAGAAGCGTATCAACCTACTCCGTATCAGTTCAATGTTCCGGCCGGTTTTCCCCAGCCGAAATACTACGAGAGCAATCCACTGACGGTGGAAGGAGTCCGGCTCGGGCGAATGTTGTTTTATGATCCGATCCTGTCTTCCAATGGCAAGTCGTGTTCCTCTTGTCATCCACAGGACGAAGCGTTTGCAAGATCCATCCATGTAAATCCCGCAGGTGAATCCGTCAGCATTCCGCCGGTAATCAACCTGACATTCAATCCGGATTTTGAGTGGTACGGACAGGAGCCGGTGATGGAGCATGTGCCGTTGGCGGATTTTGGTCCGGAGTTTTTTAATTCCAACATGGATACGATCCGGGCACGATTGAGCGGGCATGCCCTGTATCCCCGCTATGTCTATGAAGCATTGGGCATTAGTGATTTATATGCTGTCGGTGATGAAGAACTGAAGCACCAGCTTGCACGATCAATCATTCAGTTTATTCGCACCATCGTTTCTTCGAATTCAAAGTATGACCGCGTCATGCGGCATCAGGAAGTGTTCACGCCGGAAGAGTCGGATGGGAGCAATATCTTCTTTACCGAACGAGGCGATTGCTTTCATTGTCATGGTACCGCTCTGCTGACCAATAATCTGTTTCATAATAACGGTATGGACACGGTCTTTGTCGGGCAGAACCTGGGGCGGTTCCTGTATACCGGAGATTCAAGCGACATTGGTAAGTTCAGCGCCCCTACCTTGAGGAACATCGAATTGACACCTCCTTATATGCACGACGGAAGGTTTTCCACCCTGGAGGAGGTGGTGGAGTTTTATAATTCGGGCGTTCATTGGAATTCATTGAACATCGATCCGATCATGACAAAGCCCTTCAAAGAATACGGATTGCAATTGACGGCACAGGAGAAGGCGGATCTGGTCGCGTTTTTGAAAACGTTCACGGATACGTCCATATTGACCAATCCGGATTTCGCAAATCCATTCTAA